The stretch of DNA GGATCCAGGAATTGTGGCTCACGCTGCCCATTAGACCCGTTCGCCGGCTGCCGGGCGTGACCATTCAGTCCTGAGATGGTCGGATGGCATCCGGATGGCACGCATAAAGCCGAATCATCATAATTCGGAGCAGCGCAGCAAGGCAATCGTCCGGATCTTTACAGTTTTGAAATACGCATGCTCGTCGAAAGATTGACCTTCCCGGCGATCGGATCAGTCCGCTACGCCGGCGAGGCCGTATCCGATGCCCTGGATCGATGTGGCACGCGCAGACAGCCGCGGCCGATCCGGACGGACGCGACGGGCTCCCGCTTCCCGCACGCGCTTCAGAAGAGCACTCTCCCGATGGATGGCCGACGAGCGGTGAGAGGTGCCGTCATTCCGGGGCGCCACAGGCGCGCCCGGAACTCAGAATCGCTGTCGGTGCAAGATCTTGGCGTGTCGGCGGACCCGCAATGACGCGTCAGACCTGCCGGCGCGGTGTTGCCCGTGCCGCCGCTCATTCGGCCGCGTGCAGGCCGCCCACGAGCGGGCCCGACGGTGCCTCGTCGGCGATCGGATCCTGGATCAGCGTCCAGTAGCCGAGGGCGGCAATCAGCGCGATCACCGCACCGGTGATGAACGCCATCGAGAAGTGCCCCGTCCCGCCGACGATGAAGCCGGTCACGGTCGGGGCCAGGGCGCCACCGATATAGCCGCCGAAATTCTGCATGGCGCCGAGCGAGGCCGTGCAGTTGGCAGGCGCCGCCACGGAGGCCATCGCCCAGGCGGAGGACGAGCTCAGATAGACTAGGAACAGCGAGGCTGAGATGCACGCGATGGCCAGCGTGTCACTCGGTGTCAGCGCCGCCACCACGGTGAAGCCCGCGGTCGCCACCAGGGAGGCGACCATCGGGATCTTGCGGCTGCGGATCGGGTCGACGCCGCGCCGGACCAGCATGTCCACGACCCGACCGCCCAGGATGCCGCCCATCACCCCGAAGGCGAAGGGAATCGAGCCGACGAGGCCGGTCTTCTGCAGGGTGAAGTGCCGCTCGATCTCCAGGTAGCTCGGCAGCCACGCGGTGTAGAGCCACGTCATGTAGATGCAGCCGAAATAGCCGACGATCATGCCCCAGCTGGTGCGGAAGCCGAACAGCCGCCGCCACGAACTCCAGGTCACCGGACGGCTGGCATGCGGCGCATCGCCCTCTTCCAGGAAGTCGCGCTCCGCCGGGGTCAGATCCGTCTCGCGCGGGTTGCGGAACACCAGGTAGACGATGGCGGCGAGCACCAGCCCCACCGCGCCCATGATCACGAACATCGCGCGCCAGCCGAAGCTCACCATCAGGAAGGTGAGCAGCGGCAGGGCCAGGAAGGTGCCGAGGGAGGAGGCGCAGTTCCAGATGCCCGTGGCGGTGCCGCGCTGCCGGATGTTGAACCAGTCGCGGGAGACTCGGGCGCAGGTCGGGAAATGCGGCGCCTCGCCGATCCCGAGGACGATGCGCGCGCTCACGAACTGCCAGAACGACGTCACGGCCCCACCCAGCATCTGGCCGAGCGACCAGCAGGACAGGCCGAGG from Methylobacterium sp. PvR107 encodes:
- a CDS encoding MFS transporter, which translates into the protein MALAATPRVRRIQTISLALLVTAGVVNYVDRATLAVANPLIREDLGLSIPDMGLLLSAFLWAYAFAQLPAGAMADRLGPRLTLTLGLSCWSLGQMLGGAVTSFWQFVSARIVLGIGEAPHFPTCARVSRDWFNIRQRGTATGIWNCASSLGTFLALPLLTFLMVSFGWRAMFVIMGAVGLVLAAIVYLVFRNPRETDLTPAERDFLEEGDAPHASRPVTWSSWRRLFGFRTSWGMIVGYFGCIYMTWLYTAWLPSYLEIERHFTLQKTGLVGSIPFAFGVMGGILGGRVVDMLVRRGVDPIRSRKIPMVASLVATAGFTVVAALTPSDTLAIACISASLFLVYLSSSSAWAMASVAAPANCTASLGAMQNFGGYIGGALAPTVTGFIVGGTGHFSMAFITGAVIALIAALGYWTLIQDPIADEAPSGPLVGGLHAAE